From a region of the Enterobacter sp. JBIWA008 genome:
- a CDS encoding universal stress protein, giving the protein MYKNILVPVDVYETSLADKALQHAQFLAQSASGDIHLLHVMPKFSAELTRGFISDARKMDEYMINNSKEKLSDLVKKLNLSDERVHLHVRSGNVRDEVIKLADELAVGAIIVGSRNPNIQTHLLGSEAASIVRYAHVPVFVIR; this is encoded by the coding sequence ATGTATAAAAACATTCTCGTTCCGGTGGATGTCTACGAGACAAGCCTGGCCGATAAAGCGTTGCAGCATGCACAGTTTCTGGCGCAAAGCGCATCGGGTGACATTCATTTGCTGCACGTCATGCCCAAGTTTTCAGCCGAGCTGACGCGTGGTTTTATTTCAGATGCGCGCAAGATGGATGAATATATGATTAATAATTCGAAGGAAAAGCTGTCTGACCTGGTCAAAAAATTGAATCTGTCAGATGAGCGTGTTCATCTCCATGTCCGTAGCGGGAATGTTCGTGATGAGGTTATTAAGCTGGCGGATGAACTTGCTGTCGGCGCGATTATTGTCGGCTCTCGAAATCCAAATATTCAAACCCATTTATTAGGGTCGGAGGCGGCAAGTATTGTTCGTTACGCCCATGTTCCTGTTTTCGTTATTCGTTAA
- a CDS encoding efflux RND transporter periplasmic adaptor subunit, with translation MNRYLSLLPFVLLTLTACDPKPKQASPLPRMVKVAEVTVPGHAQQRVFPARIESGDATDLSFKRAGQIEALDVRQGAAIKQGQQLARLNAREAQQRVNDRQTAATLAQRQFDRFQTLAGRQAISKAEMDVQRANRDSANAALQIAREELNQMTLVAPFSGTAASVHVRNHQVVSAGQPIATLTRTDLLDVVFSIPENLFKTFDIRNAQYRPVVRINAIPDREFTAVYKEHSGSSDSNTLTWQVILTMPRPDDFPAVGGVSGTVTINLSNLPAGADAQALVVPVEAVFNPNNSPRNEPHVWVVTGEGDALHLEDRKVSVGQVSTEGVVITSGLKAGERVVAAGVGELHANQPVRIWTRERGL, from the coding sequence GTGAACCGCTACCTCTCTCTTCTACCGTTCGTTTTGTTAACGCTCACGGCGTGCGACCCGAAACCCAAGCAAGCCTCCCCCCTGCCCAGGATGGTAAAAGTGGCGGAGGTGACGGTTCCCGGTCACGCCCAGCAGCGCGTTTTTCCCGCCCGCATAGAATCGGGCGATGCCACTGACCTTTCCTTCAAGCGCGCAGGCCAAATTGAAGCGCTCGATGTACGCCAGGGCGCAGCCATCAAACAGGGGCAACAGCTTGCCAGACTGAACGCCCGTGAAGCCCAGCAGCGGGTTAACGACAGACAAACGGCGGCGACGCTGGCCCAGAGGCAATTCGATCGCTTCCAGACGCTGGCGGGCCGCCAGGCGATTTCGAAAGCAGAAATGGACGTGCAGCGCGCGAACCGCGATTCGGCGAATGCGGCGCTGCAGATTGCCCGAGAAGAGTTGAATCAGATGACGCTCGTTGCCCCCTTCAGCGGAACGGCGGCCAGCGTACATGTACGAAACCATCAGGTGGTATCTGCCGGTCAGCCCATTGCAACGTTAACCCGCACCGATCTGCTTGACGTTGTGTTCAGCATCCCTGAAAACCTGTTTAAGACCTTTGATATCCGCAACGCGCAGTATCGCCCGGTGGTGAGAATTAACGCCATTCCGGATCGGGAATTTACCGCCGTCTACAAAGAGCACTCGGGCAGCAGCGACAGCAATACCCTGACCTGGCAGGTGATACTGACCATGCCGCGGCCAGATGATTTTCCCGCCGTCGGTGGCGTAAGCGGTACGGTGACCATCAATTTAAGCAACCTTCCGGCGGGCGCGGACGCTCAGGCGCTGGTCGTACCGGTTGAGGCAGTCTTTAACCCGAACAACAGCCCGCGCAACGAGCCGCACGTCTGGGTCGTAACGGGCGAAGGTGACGCGCTCCATCTCGAAGACCGCAAGGTCAGCGTGGGGCAAGTGAGTACCGAAGGCGTGGTTATTACCAGCGGGCTTAAGGCGGGCGAGCGCGTGGTGGCCGCAGGCGTTGGGGAACTCCATGCTAACCAGCCGGTGCGTATCTGGACGCGTGAACGGGGACTGTAA